A window from Mycoplasma phocoeninasale encodes these proteins:
- a CDS encoding SGNH/GDSL hydrolase family protein, whose protein sequence is MKKNIKTWLLAMTSIAPISMISVACTSKNVQPNKDDKNKLSNKDKNVDNKSKINDRNINSKFLEENINVLALGDSITAGFNGEYSFELPGNFNSEKDKDVSGLSYPSFLVELLQRTKPNFVKNYDNYALSGSKIIDWLYLLEEPSFDYDIQKKKTPFKFLLNLDQDAKNPFRNRIRNQFGGFEKSNLKNLNTKIKEADFITLSIGANDIFENIDLNLLRKVAQNPINENVNLFKNSLLKIYNDNIKNFDILLKRIKLLNPKAQIVVVGYPFIFLRAKPLLDELFNESNLRFEVFEKLNEINKTVAKSNDVVYVETYDEKYWVDNAKKLTRSIFDIHPTEEGYKKMAIELFRKLAFNYTSPREINVNQNQRYVEKDEETIHKIFDTGLTNYRLREIIANFESKKTMYQLKIENQKNELFSIDRNIIKNLILSNDALFGSILSKVFAKEKRFSKFFENPQFKEKIISAILRADLIDKIDLEIQKYFDETNLPINKQNLTNVFVDILFNKNIILDAFKEFIKTDFDDLEKVTLAELITSIAARVDLIDPRLATIKENKNITDFIENTVLEVLNNKNDYLKANSFLDILKTYFKNNPNISFRPLIKGLISNEYIFDKLFEQLEKVVPGITGSKKFVKRVFESLPDFRIFHKLETHLINKITSGKFSLDFNIFSDLEISRQDLFYLVKDFVSLIEDNHVKRDLRQLINTILVGFFSEYGVVIDDPSLISFKNSLINDFVDRIDEYEKELLLTFNNESNNKLSNSLKVLFKVYLQGYENERIARDFISDVSKDIAKNDKLMDIVVEGIQKALKLENFEPSSDNLKIKNLVRSVLGNVGDTTLFKNTLDDILSQLKVGKINFGSISEVATSINFSILVKELTNIPNLLNLFEGNKIKSEHVVEFLNLITEKSPLTKIENLSAEKNPLFYSLNNLDKFHINSSFTTDVKLIFNISLFSKLKVFIKPVIDKIANNENVEQNKKFLYRLSAIILYSAYEGYFKNSPGIVRNLFFYYTYSWPIPTVASLIFSAYDGQNNEALVKEILGNIYAKIERNNRDSETNISQNDLAKIIYYNNEKNEDGTLWREKLFQFIKKGKAE, encoded by the coding sequence ATGAAAAAAAATATTAAAACTTGGCTCCTAGCAATGACTTCGATAGCTCCCATATCAATGATATCAGTTGCTTGCACATCCAAAAATGTGCAGCCAAATAAAGATGATAAAAATAAATTGTCTAATAAAGATAAAAATGTTGATAATAAATCAAAAATAAATGACAGAAATATAAATAGTAAATTTTTAGAAGAAAATATTAATGTTTTAGCATTAGGTGATTCAATTACTGCGGGTTTTAACGGTGAATATAGTTTCGAACTTCCAGGAAATTTTAATTCAGAAAAAGATAAGGATGTAAGCGGTTTATCATATCCTTCATTTCTTGTGGAATTACTACAAAGAACGAAACCTAACTTTGTAAAAAATTATGATAACTATGCATTATCGGGATCAAAAATTATAGATTGACTTTATTTACTAGAAGAGCCTAGCTTTGACTATGATATTCAAAAGAAAAAAACACCTTTTAAATTTTTATTAAATTTAGATCAAGATGCTAAAAATCCATTTAGAAATCGTATTCGTAATCAATTTGGAGGTTTCGAAAAATCAAATTTAAAAAATTTAAATACTAAGATAAAAGAAGCAGATTTTATTACATTGTCAATTGGAGCGAATGATATATTTGAAAATATTGATCTTAATTTACTTCGAAAAGTTGCACAAAATCCAATTAATGAAAACGTTAATTTATTTAAGAATTCATTATTAAAAATTTATAATGATAATATTAAAAATTTTGATATTTTACTAAAAAGAATTAAATTACTAAATCCAAAAGCACAAATTGTTGTTGTGGGATATCCATTTATCTTCTTAAGAGCAAAGCCATTGCTTGATGAACTATTTAATGAAAGTAATTTAAGATTTGAGGTTTTTGAGAAATTAAATGAAATTAATAAGACAGTAGCCAAAAGTAATGACGTTGTTTATGTTGAAACTTATGATGAAAAATATTGAGTTGATAATGCTAAGAAATTAACACGTTCAATTTTTGATATTCATCCAACTGAAGAAGGCTATAAAAAAATGGCAATTGAATTATTTAGAAAATTAGCATTTAACTATACAAGCCCACGTGAGATTAATGTCAATCAAAACCAAAGGTATGTTGAAAAAGATGAAGAAACCATTCACAAAATTTTTGATACTGGTCTGACTAATTATCGACTTAGAGAAATTATTGCTAACTTCGAAAGTAAAAAAACCATGTATCAACTAAAAATTGAAAATCAAAAAAATGAACTTTTCTCAATTGATAGAAATATTATCAAAAACCTAATTCTTTCAAATGATGCACTATTTGGTTCGATACTTTCAAAGGTTTTTGCCAAGGAGAAAAGATTTAGTAAATTTTTTGAAAATCCGCAATTTAAAGAAAAAATTATTTCAGCAATTCTTAGAGCAGATTTAATTGATAAAATTGATCTAGAAATTCAAAAATATTTTGATGAAACTAATCTGCCAATAAATAAACAGAATTTAACCAATGTATTTGTAGATATTTTATTTAATAAAAATATTATTCTTGATGCTTTTAAAGAATTTATTAAGACTGATTTTGATGATTTAGAAAAAGTAACTTTGGCTGAGCTTATTACTAGCATTGCGGCTAGAGTTGATTTAATTGATCCTAGACTTGCGACAATTAAGGAAAACAAGAATATTACCGATTTTATCGAAAACACCGTGCTAGAAGTGCTAAATAACAAAAATGACTATCTAAAAGCTAATAGCTTCCTTGACATCTTGAAGACCTATTTTAAAAACAATCCAAATATTAGTTTTAGACCATTAATTAAAGGTTTAATATCAAATGAGTATATCTTTGATAAATTATTTGAACAATTAGAAAAAGTGGTTCCAGGTATTACTGGCTCGAAAAAATTCGTTAAGAGAGTCTTTGAAAGTTTACCTGACTTCAGAATTTTTCACAAGCTAGAAACTCATTTAATTAACAAAATTACTAGTGGAAAGTTTAGTTTAGACTTTAACATTTTTTCAGATTTAGAAATTAGTAGACAAGATCTTTTCTATTTAGTAAAAGATTTTGTTAGCTTAATTGAAGATAATCATGTGAAAAGAGATCTAAGACAACTAATTAATACAATATTAGTCGGTTTCTTCTCGGAGTATGGTGTGGTGATTGATGACCCAAGCCTTATTTCATTTAAAAACTCATTAATTAACGATTTCGTTGATAGAATTGATGAATATGAAAAAGAGCTGCTATTGACATTTAATAATGAGAGCAATAATAAATTGTCAAATAGTCTAAAAGTGCTGTTTAAAGTCTATTTACAAGGTTATGAAAATGAAAGAATTGCTCGTGACTTCATTAGTGATGTAAGTAAAGACATTGCTAAAAATGACAAATTAATGGATATTGTTGTTGAAGGTATTCAAAAAGCTCTAAAACTAGAAAACTTCGAACCTTCATCTGACAATTTAAAAATTAAAAATTTAGTTAGAAGTGTTTTGGGTAATGTTGGAGATACTACATTGTTCAAAAACACATTAGACGATATTCTGAGTCAACTAAAAGTGGGAAAGATTAATTTTGGTTCAATTTCTGAAGTTGCAACTAGCATTAACTTCTCAATACTTGTAAAAGAACTTACTAACATTCCTAACCTACTAAATCTTTTCGAAGGTAACAAAATTAAATCAGAGCATGTCGTTGAATTTCTAAACTTAATTACGGAAAAATCACCATTGACTAAAATTGAAAATCTAAGTGCTGAAAAAAATCCACTATTTTATTCTCTAAATAACCTAGATAAATTTCACATTAACTCTTCATTTACCACTGATGTGAAACTAATCTTTAATATCTCACTATTTTCAAAATTAAAAGTATTTATTAAACCAGTAATAGATAAAATTGCTAACAACGAAAATGTTGAGCAAAACAAAAAATTCTTATATCGTTTGAGTGCAATTATTTTATACTCAGCTTACGAAGGATATTTCAAAAATTCACCTGGTATTGTTAGAAACTTATTCTTCTACTACACTTACAGCTGGCCTATTCCAACAGTTGCGTCACTAATTTTCAGTGCTTATGATGGCCAAAACAATGAAGCACTTGTTAAGGAAATTTTAGGAAATATATATGCTAAGATCGAACGTAATAATCGAGATTCAGAAACTAATATCTCACAAAACGATCTTGCTAAGATAATTTACTATAATAATGAAAAAAATGAAGATGGCACTCTATGAAGAGAAAAGCTATTTCAATTCATTAAAAAAGGAAAAGCAGAATAG
- a CDS encoding SGNH/GDSL hydrolase family protein yields MKKIIKIGFLALTSIVPMSIVAASCTTAKANNKTFDSAIDSNGFLNKNLNIVALGDSITAGFNSEYSFELPGNFENSEGAKVKGLSYPSFFVDLLQKIKPNFVKHYENFALSSSKITDWLYLLQTPNFNYDPNVKGSVFKFLKNIDKEDKNPFKDRIKKQFGDFSPNSLGNLISQVKNAHFITLSAGANDLFKNLNFTLIQKIFQNPSEENVNEFNSSLIQTFQNIETNFDMLIKRIKTLNKNARVSIVGYPFILLRAKPFIDELFRGTDIPFKVFEKLNDIAKKVAKDNKVIYVETYDEKYWLDNAKSLAHSIFDIHPTEEGYKKIAMELLRKLAFNYKDPQEINVNQNQKYSEKDKVSIHKIFETNKTNEELKKIVERFESEKTSYQAEINSKKDELFSIQSNIINNWIAANKAAIKANLGKFFADNQNLKNLFNQDSFIDKIISAIQKSKLIDKTVINLHKYFDQTNLPINKTNLITFFLNQELIFILAKEFISIDFNTEEKVAISKGIAMLLNKIDLINPQLSSLKNNSVILRFIEDTILDVLNNKQLYGNANDFADLISIYLKNHPNIDFKELVKSILSNDFILEKIFEQIESRYPVLKENKKVIKAIITNITRFSIFDKFQKYIINKLISKQINFSEPSLKDFSDINIEGLDFLTLLSEINKIPDSDPIKKDFDGVYGIISNILSKSNKLQPKTS; encoded by the coding sequence ATGAAAAAAATTATTAAAATTGGTTTCTTAGCCTTAACATCAATAGTACCTATGTCCATAGTGGCAGCTTCATGTACAACAGCAAAGGCTAATAATAAAACATTTGACAGTGCTATTGATAGTAATGGTTTTCTAAACAAGAATCTTAATATTGTTGCTTTGGGAGATTCAATTACTGCTGGTTTTAATAGCGAATATAGTTTTGAACTTCCTGGAAATTTTGAAAACTCAGAAGGAGCAAAGGTTAAAGGTTTGTCATATCCATCTTTTTTTGTTGATTTACTGCAAAAAATAAAACCTAATTTTGTAAAACACTATGAAAATTTTGCGCTATCAAGTTCAAAAATTACTGATTGATTATATTTATTGCAAACCCCAAATTTTAACTATGATCCTAACGTTAAAGGTTCAGTTTTCAAATTCTTAAAAAATATTGATAAGGAAGATAAAAATCCATTTAAAGATCGGATTAAAAAACAATTTGGGGATTTTAGCCCAAATAGCTTAGGCAATCTTATTAGTCAAGTTAAAAACGCTCATTTTATTACTCTTTCAGCCGGAGCCAATGATTTATTTAAAAATTTGAATTTTACTTTAATTCAAAAAATTTTTCAAAACCCAAGTGAAGAAAATGTTAATGAATTTAATTCATCATTAATCCAAACATTCCAAAATATTGAAACTAATTTTGATATGCTTATTAAGAGAATTAAAACACTAAATAAAAATGCCAGAGTCAGCATAGTTGGCTACCCATTTATTCTACTAAGAGCAAAACCATTTATTGATGAATTATTTAGAGGGACAGATATTCCCTTTAAAGTTTTTGAAAAGCTAAATGACATTGCCAAAAAAGTAGCTAAAGATAATAAAGTTATATATGTTGAAACATATGATGAAAAATATTGACTTGACAATGCTAAGAGTTTGGCTCATTCAATTTTTGATATTCATCCAACTGAAGAAGGCTATAAAAAAATTGCTATGGAGTTATTAAGAAAACTAGCATTTAACTATAAAGATCCGCAAGAAATTAATGTTAATCAAAATCAAAAATATTCTGAAAAAGATAAGGTTAGCATTCATAAGATATTTGAAACTAACAAAACTAACGAGGAACTAAAAAAAATAGTTGAAAGATTCGAAAGTGAAAAAACATCATATCAGGCCGAAATTAATAGCAAGAAGGATGAGCTATTTTCAATTCAAAGCAACATTATTAACAATTGAATAGCAGCTAACAAAGCGGCCATCAAAGCAAATTTAGGAAAATTCTTTGCTGATAATCAAAATTTGAAAAACTTATTTAATCAAGATAGTTTTATTGATAAAATCATCTCAGCAATTCAGAAGTCTAAATTAATTGATAAAACTGTAATTAATCTTCATAAATACTTTGATCAAACCAATCTACCAATTAATAAGACTAACTTAATTACCTTCTTTTTAAATCAAGAGCTAATCTTTATTCTTGCAAAGGAATTTATTAGCATTGACTTTAACACTGAAGAAAAAGTCGCAATTTCTAAAGGAATTGCAATGCTATTAAACAAAATCGATTTAATTAATCCACAATTATCATCACTTAAAAATAATTCAGTAATTCTAAGATTTATTGAAGATACAATTCTAGATGTTTTGAATAATAAGCAACTATACGGTAATGCTAATGATTTTGCAGACTTAATAAGTATTTATTTAAAAAATCATCCCAATATAGATTTTAAAGAATTAGTTAAAAGTATTTTAAGCAATGATTTCATACTTGAAAAAATCTTTGAACAAATTGAGTCTAGATACCCCGTCCTGAAAGAAAACAAAAAAGTAATAAAAGCTATCATTACAAATATCACAAGATTCAGCATTTTTGATAAATTTCAAAAATATATCATTAATAAATTAATAAGTAAACAAATTAATTTTAGTGAGCCTTCACTTAAAGACTTCAGCGACATAAATATTGAAGGATTAGATTTTCTTACCTTACTAAGCGAAATTAATAAAATCCCAGATTCTGATCCAATTAAAAAAGATTTTGATGGTGTATATGGCATTATTAGTAATATCTTAAGTAAGAGTAATAAATTGCAACCCAAAACTAGCTAA
- a CDS encoding lipoprotein 17-related variable surface protein, which yields MYFYKKILSPGSIASVISLPLIAASCGGTKKEDPKPNNPELKEVQDSLNNVTVTVANKNKLASTVQNNEVTVGTVAGFTFTVESVTGNDTTGELTVVVKSTKGQTSATKEFKISGFTKKSADQQPKETEEQKLRREAIFKYNGTPTEATSLNLDNIVLEKNQGFQIDKANSQIKIKIEASTLPPSVKKYAIAKLVLKKETKSYDFYVKFQLEQENPNGTKTTKEEFDQIKEPEVLTPEQKWEKIIITYKDNSLKNVVDFDFSNVELSDNTFTLETSKSKFITKGNEVIAKLVAKDGNKTFTKYLKLILSKNNVVVIMKIADSEFNNLENKSKEYQTDIEKVTFKYSEAITNNNRSLDFSKITLENNEKNNFKIDSKNSQYYSLSSKNDYLYVKFFLVTQDNLYRSEAIYKKIQFNMKDKVAAESNKQEFENVFVVLKEELLGLVNTIDDKILEKELIKNEINKHLTFDKVEDLRNKINTLRTKSNLLDVIEGLENSEPKKYEEFLQLINSNGDTSKIMSHFAIEKINLQNAIIALSTLKKVDYNEYKSILEKADTFKKLKEVKESIANKLKMMKTTK from the coding sequence TTGTATTTTTATAAAAAAATACTATCTCCAGGGTCAATCGCGAGTGTGATCAGCTTGCCATTGATTGCTGCATCATGTGGTGGAACCAAAAAAGAGGACCCAAAACCTAATAATCCAGAGCTAAAAGAGGTTCAAGACAGTTTAAATAACGTCACCGTTACTGTAGCTAATAAAAATAAATTAGCAAGCACTGTTCAAAATAATGAAGTTACCGTTGGAACAGTTGCTGGTTTTACTTTTACAGTAGAATCTGTTACTGGAAATGACACAACTGGTGAACTTACTGTAGTTGTTAAGTCAACCAAAGGACAAACAAGCGCCACAAAAGAATTTAAAATCAGCGGTTTCACAAAAAAAAGCGCCGACCAACAGCCAAAAGAAACAGAGGAGCAAAAATTAAGAAGAGAAGCTATTTTCAAATATAATGGAACACCAACTGAAGCAACTTCTTTAAATCTAGATAATATTGTATTAGAAAAAAATCAGGGCTTCCAAATTGATAAAGCAAATTCACAAATAAAAATTAAAATAGAAGCTTCAACATTGCCTCCTTCAGTTAAAAAATATGCTATAGCTAAATTAGTTCTTAAAAAAGAAACTAAATCGTATGACTTCTACGTTAAATTTCAACTAGAACAGGAAAATCCTAATGGCACAAAGACCACAAAAGAAGAATTTGATCAAATTAAAGAACCGGAAGTATTGACACCAGAACAAAAATGAGAAAAAATAATAATTACTTACAAAGATAATTCTCTAAAAAATGTCGTTGATTTTGACTTTAGCAATGTTGAATTATCTGATAATACTTTTACACTTGAAACATCAAAATCTAAATTCATTACAAAAGGAAATGAAGTAATCGCTAAATTAGTAGCCAAAGACGGGAACAAAACATTTACCAAATATCTAAAACTAATACTTTCAAAAAATAATGTAGTAGTTATAATGAAAATTGCAGATTCAGAATTTAATAATTTAGAAAATAAGTCAAAAGAATACCAAACCGATATTGAAAAAGTTACATTTAAGTATTCTGAAGCAATTACTAATAATAATCGCTCACTAGACTTTAGTAAAATTACATTAGAAAATAACGAAAAAAATAATTTCAAAATTGACAGTAAGAATTCTCAATATTATTCACTTTCTTCAAAAAATGATTATTTATACGTTAAATTTTTCTTGGTAACTCAAGATAATTTATATAGATCTGAAGCAATTTATAAAAAAATCCAGTTTAACATGAAAGACAAAGTTGCGGCAGAAAGCAACAAACAAGAGTTCGAAAATGTTTTTGTAGTTCTTAAAGAAGAATTATTAGGATTAGTAAACACAATAGACGATAAAATATTGGAAAAGGAACTGATAAAAAACGAAATAAACAAACATTTAACATTTGATAAGGTAGAAGATCTTAGAAATAAAATTAATACCCTTAGAACAAAATCGAATCTTTTGGATGTAATAGAAGGATTGGAAAATTCTGAGCCAAAAAAATATGAAGAATTTCTGCAATTAATAAATAGTAATGGTGATACAAGTAAAATTATGAGTCATTTTGCTATTGAAAAAATTAATTTGCAAAATGCTATAATTGCCTTGTCTACTTTGAAAAAAGTTGATTATAATGAATATAAATCTATATTAGAAAAAGCCGATACATTTAAGAAATTAAAAGAAGTTAAAGAAAGTATAGCTAATAAACTAAAAATGATGAAAACGACAAAATAA